In Maridesulfovibrio sp., the following proteins share a genomic window:
- a CDS encoding DUF2169 domain-containing protein, with protein sequence MKIFKEKQHSFFPRPLGIGDKFYLSVGIMVFYDLNDPDSLRDEQELWKTVPAQLGSKSILDQGVPKPRGEFLVTGSCFAPRGQLRPASQVHVRVGDKEKTLNIFGDRFWKNGLITDPEPFVEMPVVWANAYGGPDYPENPLGKGMGKVPMQDGSEAVPLPNIELPQQQIGSPSQKVDPAGLGPLDLMWPQRARKNGTYDEKWKNQRWPFYPDDMNYEFFNAAMEDQYMDGYFKGGEAVDIKNMHPDFPLIASSLPRLRMRCFVTVNKNFKPHKFPVGPLPSHQISEDEEFREVSTRLETVWFFPSIMRGLLIYRGTTEVVDDEGADVLRVLVRHEEQDGEEKSLEHYRDLQISLLDRGVDIDMSKAEEAMKKAKKSLLKVKNIPKFADEIRQKALGNRPSMPMREPEEMLAGAQKIIAGQNKTLDSLEAMARKAHAEHGHLVEINLGIFDKFRSKIASLEKRISATTEKLSATKKQMEAAAKDAKKVASSKMKDIKPELLKKNGLDPENPIPEGFPLQKKVNPWHDRGFPLVVQWRRNLENDPAKMKQLTDLGIERKTLKRMWMGINDEELRERPADWGLDGDEDFSIPAGLMLPRFDGPVLNHIKSNPASFLGGKEQLVPGSDKTPLFLPGATLIDLPTMPAAIAAPVICVADELQALFMEQEVGDFCSILAVGSPKEKPGKDAAKEIKKAETVLIVRPEKWKEDTELNKEWSGWQVAFKNALPLELEHGHTVFESHKKGSDIRQWVLDHLPEEHGAEHAMSMALPKKGSTPDGDFLKGFMPPFPDVKGLSKGIHAEVKKAMEAKFAPLKAEQDAMLVTMREKAAKYAKYGVDSSKIAMGKTGPEKSPAEFGKEIAAKIRARAAELKQHRLLTPDLEAKMEGQAQDAEKLGAKLDAQKSKLTKAFEAKKAELNEGLKKLKAKSLPDAATAKLAEHGLSGDSMRALSREEVQRFHEQGKSLKGAVLSGVDLSGLDLSNADFSSCQLQGTNFSGAVLDGAKFVQALGKEADFSKASLKGADLGRGIFNKAVFRESDLNGALAAQAAFKGADFSKSMLHNAEFDMAILEKTDFTGADLKGARLNMCMISGKADQADFGLAAIRKCIFKSSSLNGADFRKASVNETLFNDVEAHKINFSEANLDKLRTGRNSMFKDCDFRNSTLRGAALRESDFSGSDFRGADLENGLLENSQFVRANLNGVSAKGARFTKSNLEAASMRAANIHMGGMRKARLVDTDLRGSNLYAVDFYKSVLGNTRFEAANLKRSQLHGKLELLDDDS encoded by the coding sequence ATGAAGATATTCAAGGAAAAACAGCATTCCTTTTTTCCCCGTCCGCTGGGAATCGGGGACAAGTTCTATCTCAGCGTCGGGATTATGGTCTTTTACGACCTTAATGATCCTGACTCCCTGCGTGATGAGCAGGAACTCTGGAAGACCGTACCCGCGCAGCTTGGATCCAAATCAATTCTTGATCAGGGAGTCCCCAAGCCGCGTGGTGAATTCTTGGTGACGGGTTCATGCTTTGCCCCGCGTGGTCAACTCCGCCCGGCTTCGCAGGTACATGTGCGGGTGGGCGATAAGGAAAAAACGCTGAATATCTTCGGAGACCGTTTTTGGAAAAACGGTTTGATCACCGACCCGGAGCCGTTTGTGGAAATGCCTGTGGTCTGGGCCAATGCTTACGGCGGTCCTGACTACCCTGAAAATCCTCTTGGTAAGGGCATGGGCAAGGTCCCCATGCAGGACGGCTCCGAGGCTGTTCCCCTGCCGAATATTGAATTACCGCAGCAGCAGATCGGTTCCCCGTCGCAGAAAGTGGACCCCGCAGGGTTAGGTCCGCTTGATCTTATGTGGCCGCAGCGGGCGAGAAAAAATGGAACTTATGATGAAAAATGGAAGAACCAGCGCTGGCCGTTTTACCCGGACGACATGAATTATGAATTTTTCAATGCGGCCATGGAAGATCAGTACATGGACGGTTATTTCAAGGGCGGCGAAGCTGTTGATATTAAGAACATGCATCCGGATTTTCCGCTTATAGCAAGTTCGCTGCCCCGGTTGCGCATGCGCTGTTTTGTGACTGTGAATAAAAATTTCAAACCGCACAAATTTCCGGTGGGGCCACTGCCATCCCACCAGATAAGCGAAGATGAGGAGTTCCGCGAAGTCTCTACCCGGCTGGAAACAGTCTGGTTTTTTCCATCCATCATGCGCGGACTCCTCATCTATCGCGGAACCACGGAAGTTGTGGACGACGAAGGAGCTGATGTTTTGCGGGTGCTGGTCCGCCATGAAGAGCAGGACGGGGAAGAAAAATCCCTTGAGCACTATCGTGATCTCCAGATTAGTCTTCTGGATCGTGGTGTGGACATTGATATGTCCAAGGCTGAAGAGGCCATGAAGAAGGCGAAAAAGAGTCTGCTCAAAGTTAAGAATATCCCCAAGTTTGCAGATGAAATCAGGCAGAAAGCTCTAGGCAACCGACCATCTATGCCCATGCGGGAGCCGGAAGAAATGCTGGCCGGGGCACAGAAGATTATCGCCGGGCAGAACAAGACACTGGACAGTCTGGAAGCAATGGCCCGTAAGGCCCACGCAGAACATGGACATCTGGTAGAAATTAATCTTGGAATATTTGATAAATTCCGGTCCAAAATTGCCAGTCTTGAAAAGAGAATTTCAGCAACCACCGAAAAGCTTTCCGCTACTAAAAAACAGATGGAAGCGGCTGCAAAGGATGCAAAAAAAGTTGCTTCGTCTAAAATGAAGGACATCAAACCGGAGCTGTTGAAGAAGAACGGTTTGGACCCGGAAAATCCGATACCTGAAGGGTTTCCTCTGCAAAAGAAGGTCAATCCTTGGCATGACCGGGGTTTTCCTTTGGTGGTCCAGTGGCGGAGGAATTTGGAAAATGACCCGGCGAAGATGAAGCAACTCACCGATCTGGGCATTGAGAGAAAGACCCTCAAGCGTATGTGGATGGGCATTAATGATGAAGAATTGCGTGAGCGTCCGGCAGATTGGGGGCTGGATGGTGATGAAGACTTTTCCATTCCAGCAGGGCTGATGCTGCCCCGTTTTGACGGTCCGGTGCTTAACCATATCAAAAGCAATCCGGCTTCATTTCTTGGCGGTAAAGAACAACTTGTCCCCGGTTCCGATAAAACTCCGTTGTTTCTCCCCGGCGCAACGCTCATAGACCTGCCGACCATGCCTGCTGCCATAGCAGCTCCTGTTATCTGCGTTGCTGATGAATTACAGGCCCTGTTCATGGAGCAGGAAGTGGGTGATTTCTGTTCGATTCTGGCTGTCGGATCACCGAAAGAAAAACCGGGAAAGGATGCGGCCAAGGAAATTAAAAAGGCTGAAACCGTTTTGATTGTCCGCCCGGAAAAATGGAAGGAAGACACGGAGCTCAATAAAGAATGGAGCGGGTGGCAGGTTGCGTTCAAGAATGCTTTGCCGCTGGAACTGGAACACGGGCATACCGTTTTTGAATCTCATAAAAAGGGGAGTGATATCCGGCAGTGGGTTCTTGATCATCTTCCAGAAGAACATGGGGCCGAGCATGCCATGTCCATGGCTCTTCCCAAAAAAGGAAGCACTCCTGACGGCGATTTTCTGAAAGGTTTTATGCCGCCATTTCCTGATGTGAAGGGGTTGTCCAAAGGCATCCATGCCGAGGTAAAGAAGGCTATGGAAGCCAAATTTGCTCCGCTGAAAGCCGAGCAGGACGCCATGCTTGTCACCATGCGCGAGAAGGCCGCCAAGTATGCCAAGTACGGCGTGGATTCCTCAAAAATTGCCATGGGTAAAACCGGGCCTGAGAAATCGCCCGCTGAGTTTGGTAAAGAAATTGCCGCTAAGATCAGGGCTAGGGCTGCTGAATTGAAGCAGCACAGATTGCTCACCCCTGATCTTGAAGCCAAAATGGAAGGCCAAGCGCAAGATGCAGAAAAACTCGGAGCTAAGCTCGATGCGCAGAAGTCGAAATTAACCAAAGCTTTTGAGGCAAAGAAAGCTGAATTGAATGAAGGGCTGAAAAAGCTGAAAGCAAAAAGTCTGCCCGATGCTGCTACCGCCAAGCTTGCGGAACACGGATTGAGCGGAGATTCCATGCGTGCTTTGAGCCGCGAGGAAGTGCAGCGTTTTCACGAGCAGGGTAAATCTCTGAAGGGAGCTGTTCTCTCTGGTGTGGATCTTTCCGGGCTCGATCTCAGTAATGCCGATTTTAGCAGCTGCCAGTTGCAGGGAACCAATTTCAGCGGGGCTGTTCTTGATGGGGCCAAGTTTGTTCAGGCTTTGGGCAAGGAAGCTGATTTCAGCAAGGCCTCACTTAAAGGTGCTGATTTAGGGCGCGGTATTTTTAATAAAGCAGTGTTCAGGGAGAGTGATTTGAACGGTGCTTTGGCTGCACAGGCTGCGTTTAAAGGTGCGGATTTTTCCAAGTCCATGTTGCATAATGCCGAGTTCGACATGGCTATCCTTGAGAAAACTGATTTTACAGGAGCAGACCTCAAGGGTGCGCGTTTGAATATGTGCATGATCAGCGGCAAGGCGGATCAGGCTGATTTCGGTCTGGCTGCGATCAGAAAGTGCATTTTTAAGTCATCTTCCTTAAACGGAGCTGATTTTCGCAAGGCTTCAGTTAACGAAACCCTGTTTAATGATGTTGAGGCCCATAAAATCAATTTCAGCGAGGCCAATCTGGATAAGCTGCGGACCGGGCGCAATTCCATGTTCAAGGATTGCGATTTCCGTAATTCCACCTTGCGTGGCGCGGCGTTGCGGGAATCTGATTTTAGCGGTTCTGATTTTCGTGGTGCGGACTTGGAAAACGGACTGCTGGAAAATTCGCAGTTTGTCCGTGCCAACCTCAACGGTGTTTCCGCCAAGGGAGCGCGTTTTACCAAAAGTAACCTCGAAGCCGCTTCCATGCGCGCTGCCAATATTCATATGGGCGGTATGCGCAAGGCTCGTCTTGTAGACACCGATCTGCGTGGCTCCAATCTTTACGCTGTTGACTTCTACAAGTCCGTACTTGGCAATACCCGTTTCGAAGCTGCCAACTTAAAGCGCAGCCAACTGCATGGAAAACTCGAACTGCTGGACGATGACTCATGA
- the tssI gene encoding type VI secretion system tip protein TssI/VgrG, with amino-acid sequence MADNSNPKFVFESKGVDKNTFSVVRFKGTEGLSTIYRFSIMLISEKNDLDLGSILQNPAEFTIKRDDGDIPFKGMLSSFEQLHQAGKVCFYRAELVPKLWWATLTHCNQIFLNENVQGILGDVLKKAGLKEGLSFDFKLQGSYPSWEYVCQYDESHFNFVSRWMERDGMYYYFEQTEQGEKMVITDTHISHSPMQEGTSLTYSPPSNLDQTHRDEIVKNFMLKQQPLPKKVLLKDYNYRKPSLEMKAEALVSQQGMGEIYIYGEHFKTPDEGDKLARIRAQEFLCREKVFHGVSTVPYIRTGYIFELKDHYRQDFNQRYLTTEVIHEGSQEAYLVSGLGLNLAEDADRLYYRNTFSCIPAQTQFRAERKAVKPKFSGTLNAKIDASGSGQYAELDGEGRYKVIMPFDESGRKDGKATTWLRMAQPYGGSNHGMHFPLHKETEVLITYVDGDPDRPIIQAAAPNPENPSLVKDSNQTMCQITTGGQNRIHFEDKKGGERILMHSPKSDSWIRMGEPNDPPAAGDEEPMTEDEVKKIADEEIEANEKGKTGIKLHTNGHISAFAGSSAEVFLGNEFKFVGGSSEEILVGNDTKMFIGFKEDVVAGLETGIKIAGLIECTLTKNVLVLGTARKMELEKEELMADHKRMSIDMTNLNATCADMNGELTSLRADHSNLVADHTDLKGATQQLAGEASKLAGQVENLAGTVTDLCGQTSELAGEVTKLAGESTTVSGSDTAMIGDVTKALGETSEVSGESSKISGEMNNIAGLINNI; translated from the coding sequence ATGGCAGATAACTCTAATCCCAAGTTTGTTTTCGAGTCCAAGGGTGTGGATAAGAACACCTTCAGTGTGGTCAGGTTTAAGGGTACTGAAGGCTTGTCGACCATTTACCGTTTCAGCATCATGCTGATTTCAGAAAAGAATGATCTTGATCTCGGTTCAATTCTCCAGAATCCGGCGGAATTCACTATCAAGCGGGATGATGGGGATATCCCGTTCAAGGGTATGCTCAGTTCTTTTGAGCAGCTGCATCAGGCCGGGAAGGTCTGCTTTTATCGCGCAGAACTGGTTCCTAAGTTATGGTGGGCCACCCTGACTCACTGCAACCAGATTTTCCTGAATGAGAACGTGCAGGGCATCCTCGGGGATGTGCTTAAAAAGGCCGGCCTTAAAGAAGGCTTGAGTTTTGATTTCAAGCTACAGGGTTCCTATCCCTCATGGGAATATGTCTGCCAGTATGATGAATCACATTTTAATTTTGTCTCCCGCTGGATGGAGCGGGACGGCATGTATTACTATTTTGAGCAGACCGAACAGGGCGAGAAAATGGTAATCACTGATACGCACATTTCACACTCGCCCATGCAGGAGGGGACCAGTCTCACTTATTCTCCGCCCAGTAACCTTGACCAAACCCACCGCGACGAAATCGTCAAGAATTTTATGCTGAAGCAGCAGCCGCTGCCAAAGAAAGTCCTTCTTAAAGACTATAATTACCGCAAACCCAGCCTCGAGATGAAAGCTGAAGCTTTGGTCTCACAGCAGGGCATGGGTGAAATCTATATTTACGGTGAGCATTTCAAGACCCCGGATGAGGGCGATAAGCTGGCCAGGATCAGGGCGCAGGAATTTCTGTGCCGGGAAAAGGTCTTTCACGGGGTGTCCACTGTTCCATATATCCGTACCGGGTATATTTTTGAGCTGAAAGACCACTACCGTCAGGATTTTAATCAGCGTTACCTGACTACGGAAGTTATTCATGAAGGCAGTCAGGAAGCTTATCTTGTCTCAGGTCTAGGGCTTAATCTGGCTGAAGACGCAGACCGTCTCTACTACCGCAATACATTTTCCTGCATACCGGCCCAGACTCAGTTCCGGGCTGAACGCAAGGCGGTTAAGCCTAAATTCTCCGGGACGCTCAATGCGAAGATCGATGCCTCGGGCAGCGGACAGTATGCCGAGCTGGATGGGGAAGGCCGCTACAAGGTGATCATGCCTTTTGATGAGTCCGGGCGAAAAGACGGTAAGGCCACCACATGGCTGCGTATGGCTCAGCCTTACGGCGGTTCAAATCACGGCATGCACTTTCCTCTGCATAAAGAGACCGAAGTTCTGATTACTTACGTTGATGGTGACCCGGACCGGCCCATAATTCAGGCTGCCGCTCCCAACCCTGAAAATCCGAGTCTGGTCAAGGATTCCAACCAGACCATGTGCCAGATTACCACTGGAGGGCAGAACCGTATCCATTTTGAAGACAAGAAGGGCGGAGAACGCATCCTTATGCATTCTCCCAAGTCCGACTCATGGATTCGCATGGGAGAACCAAACGATCCGCCTGCTGCCGGGGATGAAGAACCAATGACTGAGGATGAAGTCAAGAAGATCGCAGATGAAGAGATAGAAGCAAACGAAAAGGGCAAGACCGGGATAAAGCTTCATACCAACGGTCATATCTCTGCTTTTGCAGGATCTTCGGCAGAAGTTTTTCTTGGTAATGAATTCAAATTCGTGGGCGGTTCTTCTGAAGAGATTCTTGTCGGGAATGATACCAAGATGTTTATCGGTTTTAAGGAAGATGTGGTCGCCGGGCTGGAAACCGGGATCAAGATTGCCGGTTTGATTGAGTGTACTTTGACCAAGAATGTTCTGGTGCTTGGTACTGCCCGCAAGATGGAGCTGGAAAAAGAAGAGCTGATGGCTGACCACAAGCGCATGTCCATTGATATGACCAATCTTAATGCTACCTGCGCTGATATGAACGGGGAGCTTACCTCACTGCGTGCTGACCACAGTAATCTTGTTGCTGATCACACTGACTTAAAGGGCGCAACGCAGCAACTTGCCGGGGAAGCATCCAAGCTTGCCGGACAGGTTGAGAATCTTGCCGGAACCGTGACCGATCTTTGCGGACAGACAAGTGAGCTTGCCGGTGAGGTGACCAAGCTTGCCGGAGAGTCTACCACCGTGTCCGGTTCGGATACCGCTATGATCGGAGACGTAACGAAAGCTCTTGGAGAAACATCTGAGGTTTCCGGGGAATCCAGCAAGATTTCAGGAGAAATGAACAATATTGCCGGACTTATCAACAACATCTAA
- the tssH gene encoding type VI secretion system ATPase TssH → MINVDIRNLLSKLDTFSTNALHNAAGLSVSLSNYEVSVEHFFIKCIEEVNSDLPLVFRRYGVETPRITATLTDVLQDFKTGNSGKPVFSPMLLELFEDAWLISSVELGESRIRSGAVLLAFLGKPNFYASGNYADLFSAVNRETLLKEFWTVTKGSVEYKMPAAAPGGTAGAPAKGEGGFVDRFCIDFTAKAREGGIDPVFGRDPEMRQMVDILARRRKNNPILVGEPGVGKTAVIEGLALRITEGDVPEILSDVTLLGLDMGLLEAGAGMKGEFENRLKGVIDEIKSSESPIILFIDEAHTLVGAGGSAGGADAANLLKPALARGELKTCAATTWTEYKKYFEKDPALARRFQLVKLDEPSVETSTIILRGLRESYEKAHNVIIRDDANVAAAVFSDRYIAGRFLPDKAIDLLDTTCARVKVNLSAKPGKLEDCQRVVQALEREQKAVDRDRSNAVEVDEEHYTELLEQIEAKKAEAAEISERWLKEKDAAHAVLDIRAKIQEARNADSVAVKPVEEAVPVEDAASADKVAAEGGPVVESLADLEEELAKADAVLAELQGDDPMVQIEVTPDLVGRVVSDWTGIPVGKMARDEAATVADLDEKLKVRIKGQDQGLAAVAEVIRASKAGIKNPDQPIGVFLLVGPSGVGKTETGLSLADLLFGDERSVVTVNMSEFQEKHTVSRLIGSPPGYVGYGEGGMLTEAVRRQPYSVVLLDEVEKAHLDVMNTFYQVFDKGVLTDGEGKDINFRNTILILTSNLGTDVIQEMTAADDGSASEIPLEAVLSAVRPILSQHFKPALLARMNVVPYFSLNPDAMKLITRLKLGKLKKMLLANNKMKLSYDDAVVDQIAARCTEVETGARNIEYILNGNVLPKMSKEILIHMTEGGMPAAVHLGVDEDGSFTMEFSAE, encoded by the coding sequence ATGATTAATGTCGACATAAGAAATCTGCTTTCAAAGTTGGACACCTTCAGTACTAACGCATTGCACAACGCAGCCGGGCTCAGTGTTTCCCTAAGTAATTATGAAGTTTCGGTAGAACATTTTTTTATTAAATGCATTGAGGAAGTTAACAGTGACCTGCCGTTGGTGTTTCGCCGCTACGGAGTTGAAACTCCCCGCATAACCGCGACCCTTACCGATGTACTGCAGGATTTTAAAACCGGAAATTCCGGCAAGCCTGTTTTTTCTCCCATGCTGCTGGAACTTTTTGAAGACGCATGGCTGATTTCTTCTGTGGAACTTGGCGAAAGCCGCATCCGTTCCGGGGCTGTGTTGCTGGCCTTTCTTGGCAAACCAAATTTTTATGCTTCAGGCAATTATGCAGATCTTTTTTCGGCAGTGAACCGAGAAACCCTGCTCAAAGAATTCTGGACAGTGACTAAAGGTTCAGTTGAATACAAAATGCCCGCTGCCGCACCGGGAGGAACTGCCGGAGCTCCGGCCAAGGGTGAAGGCGGATTCGTAGATCGGTTCTGCATTGATTTCACTGCCAAGGCCCGTGAGGGCGGTATTGACCCTGTTTTCGGGCGGGACCCGGAAATGCGCCAGATGGTCGATATCCTTGCCCGCCGCCGTAAGAACAACCCCATTCTTGTGGGCGAACCGGGGGTTGGTAAGACTGCGGTTATCGAAGGGCTGGCCCTACGTATTACCGAGGGGGATGTCCCGGAAATTTTAAGTGACGTGACTCTGCTTGGCTTGGACATGGGGCTGCTGGAAGCCGGAGCCGGAATGAAAGGCGAGTTCGAGAACCGCCTCAAAGGAGTCATTGACGAGATCAAGTCCAGTGAGTCTCCTATCATTTTATTTATTGATGAAGCACACACTCTGGTCGGGGCCGGAGGTTCAGCCGGGGGCGCGGACGCTGCCAACCTGCTCAAGCCCGCACTTGCCCGTGGAGAGCTGAAAACCTGCGCAGCAACCACATGGACAGAGTATAAGAAATATTTTGAAAAAGACCCTGCTCTGGCCCGCCGTTTCCAGCTGGTCAAGCTTGATGAACCTTCCGTTGAGACGTCGACGATCATTCTGCGCGGCCTGCGTGAGAGTTATGAAAAGGCCCATAATGTCATCATCCGCGATGATGCCAACGTTGCGGCTGCGGTCTTTTCCGACCGCTATATTGCCGGGCGTTTTTTACCGGATAAGGCCATTGACCTGCTGGATACCACCTGCGCAAGGGTCAAGGTCAACCTTTCGGCCAAGCCCGGAAAACTTGAAGACTGCCAGCGCGTAGTACAGGCCCTTGAACGGGAGCAGAAAGCTGTGGACCGTGACCGCAGCAATGCTGTGGAAGTAGATGAAGAACATTATACGGAGCTGTTGGAGCAGATAGAAGCCAAGAAAGCCGAGGCAGCTGAAATCAGCGAAAGGTGGCTCAAAGAGAAAGATGCCGCTCATGCGGTTTTAGATATCAGGGCGAAGATTCAGGAAGCCCGCAATGCTGATTCAGTTGCTGTTAAGCCTGTCGAAGAAGCTGTGCCTGTCGAGGATGCTGCGTCTGCGGACAAGGTTGCTGCCGAAGGCGGTCCTGTCGTCGAAAGTCTTGCTGATCTTGAAGAAGAACTGGCCAAGGCCGATGCCGTACTTGCTGAACTTCAGGGTGATGATCCCATGGTTCAGATTGAAGTTACCCCCGATCTGGTGGGGCGTGTTGTTTCCGACTGGACCGGAATCCCGGTAGGTAAAATGGCTCGCGACGAGGCTGCTACTGTTGCAGATCTGGATGAAAAGCTGAAAGTGCGCATCAAGGGGCAGGATCAGGGGCTCGCAGCTGTCGCTGAGGTTATCCGCGCTTCCAAGGCCGGGATCAAGAATCCAGACCAGCCCATAGGTGTGTTCCTGCTGGTCGGGCCTTCCGGTGTAGGTAAAACCGAGACCGGACTTTCCTTGGCAGATCTGCTTTTCGGTGACGAGCGCTCCGTGGTTACTGTGAATATGAGTGAGTTTCAGGAGAAACATACTGTTTCACGGCTGATCGGGTCTCCTCCGGGCTATGTCGGCTATGGCGAAGGCGGCATGCTTACCGAGGCTGTTCGCCGCCAGCCTTACTCCGTTGTTTTGCTGGATGAGGTGGAAAAAGCCCATCTGGATGTCATGAATACATTCTATCAGGTCTTTGACAAGGGGGTACTCACTGACGGTGAAGGTAAGGATATCAACTTCAGGAACACCATTCTCATTCTGACCTCGAATCTTGGTACGGATGTGATTCAGGAAATGACCGCCGCAGATGATGGCTCTGCTTCTGAAATACCTCTGGAAGCTGTTCTGTCAGCTGTGCGGCCTATCCTTTCCCAGCATTTCAAGCCCGCACTCCTGGCACGTATGAATGTTGTGCCCTATTTCAGTCTCAACCCCGATGCCATGAAGCTTATCACCCGCCTCAAGCTTGGCAAGCTTAAGAAGATGCTTCTTGCCAACAATAAGATGAAACTGAGCTATGACGATGCGGTTGTGGATCAGATCGCGGCCCGCTGCACAGAGGTAGAAACAGGTGCCCGCAATATCGAGTACATTCTGAACGGTAATGTGCTGCCGAAGATGTCCAAGGAAATCCTGATTCATATGACTGAAGGCGGCATGCCCGCTGCGGTGCATCTTGGTGTGGATGAAGACGGTTCATTTACCATGGAATTCTCCGCCGAATAA
- the tssG gene encoding type VI secretion system baseplate subunit TssG: MDCDDRKPSASVTGNLLDKTTGFSFFQAIRLLRLHSQTCAGKDLEGFYRDHLRVRPQLSLGFPATDLTGIEQEEREGGDIYHLEATFMGLYGASSPLPVFYTEELLAEASEDKSVTRDFLDIINNNSYVQFFRAWSRSRLMLKAVDEQDEAWLERLNSLLGFGHSKAFSHVPPECRSFRHIGLYTQYPRSALGLKTLLKDSLQHGNIQVEQCVLRKVKIPEDQRFSLGEESNVLGERSWVGEELEDRNSKFAVHLYELDSGRFHQLLPGAADGEKLNNLVLGYLVEPFKYDLVLEMMSGEANTAVLGGEQWSCLGCDTWVFAGDHLEYAKASFPNKGGHVHKRYES; the protein is encoded by the coding sequence GTGGACTGCGATGATCGGAAACCGTCCGCTTCTGTAACAGGGAATCTGCTCGATAAAACGACAGGGTTTTCCTTTTTTCAGGCTATCCGTCTGCTGCGGCTGCACTCCCAGACCTGCGCAGGAAAGGATCTTGAAGGATTTTATCGTGACCATTTGCGGGTGCGTCCGCAGTTGTCCCTCGGCTTTCCTGCCACCGATCTGACCGGAATTGAACAGGAAGAGCGGGAAGGCGGAGACATTTACCACCTTGAAGCAACCTTTATGGGGCTTTATGGGGCATCTTCCCCGCTTCCGGTTTTTTATACCGAAGAATTGTTGGCTGAAGCATCTGAAGACAAGTCCGTAACCCGCGATTTTTTGGATATCATCAATAATAACTCCTATGTTCAGTTCTTCCGGGCATGGAGCAGGTCCCGGCTGATGCTCAAGGCCGTGGATGAGCAGGACGAGGCTTGGCTGGAGCGGCTTAACAGTCTACTCGGCTTTGGCCATTCCAAGGCATTTTCCCATGTGCCGCCTGAATGCCGCAGCTTTCGGCATATAGGTTTGTATACTCAGTATCCGCGCAGTGCTCTGGGGTTGAAAACACTGCTCAAAGATTCATTACAGCATGGCAATATTCAGGTGGAGCAGTGCGTGCTGCGCAAGGTTAAGATCCCGGAGGACCAGCGCTTCAGTCTTGGTGAGGAATCGAATGTTTTGGGTGAGCGTTCATGGGTCGGAGAAGAGTTAGAAGACCGCAATAGTAAGTTTGCGGTGCATCTGTATGAGTTGGATTCAGGCCGTTTTCATCAGCTGCTGCCCGGTGCCGCAGACGGAGAAAAGCTAAATAATCTGGTGCTTGGTTATCTGGTGGAACCTTTTAAATATGATCTGGTCCTTGAAATGATGTCCGGTGAGGCGAATACCGCAGTGCTCGGCGGCGAGCAGTGGTCCTGCCTCGGTTGCGATACATGGGTGTTTGCCGGGGACCATTTGGAATATGCAAAAGCGTCTTTTCCCAACAAGGGCGGACACGTCCATAAGAGGTACGAATCATGA